The genomic segment GGATCGAACCGAATCCAAGCTATGAAACACTGATGCAAGCGGTTGAACAGGTACGTGCCAAGAAGATCGATTTCCTGCTGGCAGTTGGCGGCGGCTCGGTCATCGACGGCACCAAGTTTGTCGCCGCAGCAGCCAATTTTGAAGGCGAAGCCTGGGATATCGCGATCAAGCGCGGCACCAACATTACTAGCGCCCTGCCCTTCGGCAGCGTGCTGACCTTGCCCGCAACCGGTTCAGAAATGAATAACGGCGGCGTCGTCACCCGCAAATCGATACAGGCCAAGCTGGCCTTCCATAGCTCGCTAGTCTTCCCGCAATTTTCGATTCTCGATCCAACCAAGACTTTCACACTGCCGCCACGGCAAATCGCCAACGGCGTGGTCGATGCCTTTGTCCACACCGTCGAACAATACCTGACCTATCCGGTACAAGGCCAGGTGCAAGACCGTTTCGCCGAAGGCCTGCTGCTGAGCCTGATCGAAACCGGACCAAAGGTGCTGGCTGAACCGAACGACTATGACGCCCGCGCCAACCTGATGTGGGTAGCGACGCTGGCGCTCAATGGCCTGATCGGCGCTGGCGTGCCGCAAGACTGGGCGACCCACATGATTGGTCATGAGTTGACCGCTCAATACGATATCGACCACGCCCGCACTCTGGCCATCGTACTGCCTTCTTTGCTGGCGGTGCGCCGTGAAAGCAAACGCGCCAAACTGCTGCAATACGCCGAGCGCGTCTGGCAAATTACCGAAGGCAGCGAAGATGCGCGCATCGACCTCGCCATCGATCGCACCCGCGAATTCTTTGAAAGCATGGGTATCAAGACTCGCTTGTCCGACTATGAACTGAGCCAGCCGGCCGTCGAAACCGTGCTGGAACAGCTCAAGCAGCACGGCATGACCAGGCTCGGCGAGCACCAGGACCATACGCTGGAAGTCAGCCGCAAGATCCTCGAAGCAGCGTTGTAAGACTGAACTTCAATTTATTTCGACTACGCTTTACTGATTCCATCCACGCCGGCAAAACACCGCCGGCATTCACCCCATTGAAGGAGTAGCGAACATGCCACAAAGTAAAGCCGTCAATCGCCGCATCTTGCTGGCCTCGCGCCCGCATGGCGCCCCGACTGCAGCGAATTTCAAACTCGATCAAACCCCGGTGCCCGTGCCCGCGGCAGGCCAGGTACTGCTGCGTACTGTCTATCTGTCGCTCGATCCCTACATGCGCGGTCGCATGAGCGATGCCCCCTCCTATGCGGCTCCGGTCGAAGTCGGAGCGATCATGGTTGGCGGCACGGTATCGAAGGTCGAAGCATCCGAACATCCAGATTACAAAGTGGGCGACCTGGTGCTGAGCTACAGCGGCTGGCAAGACTATGCGCTGTCCGACGGCAAAGGCCTGACCAGGCTGGACCCGAAACTGGGCAGGCCATCCTATGCGCTGGGCTTGCTTGGCATGCCAGGCTTCACCGCCTATATGGGCCTGCTCGACATCGGCCAACCGCAAGCCGGTGAAACCGTGGTGGTGGCAGCCGCCACCGGCGCGGTCGGCTCGGTGGTCGGCCAGATTGCCAAGCTCAAGGGTTGTCGTGTAGTCGGGATTGCCGGCGGCGCCGACAAATGCAAATACGCCGTGGAGGAACTCGGGTTCGATGCTTGTATCGACCATCGCGCCGCCGATTTTCCACAACAACTCGCTGCCGCTTGCGGCAAAGGTATCGACGTCTATTTTGAAAACGTCGGCGGCGCCGTGTTCGAGGCGGTCCTGCCATTGTTGAATACGCGTGCCCGGGTACCGCTGTGCGGCATGATCGCCAGCTATAACGCCACCGGTAAGCCGGAAGGCCCGGACCACCTGCCGTCGCTGATGCGGCGTCTGCTGACACGTCGTATCAAGCTACAAGGTTTCATCATCTTCGACGACTACGGTCAGCGCTATCCGGAATTTTTCAAGGAAATGAGTGGCTGGATCGCCGCCGGCAAGATGAAATACCGTGAAGACATCATCGATGGCCTGGAGAACGCACCGCAGGCATTTATCGGTCTGCTGGAAGGCAAGAATTTCGGCAAGCTGGTGATACGCAGCGGCGACGAATAAGCCTTCAGTTTAAATTTTTCCTATCGTAATGTAAAAGGAACTCGTATGAACATATTAATGGTACTGACCTCGCACGACCAACTCGGCGATACTGGCAAGAAGACCGGCTTCTGGCTGGAAGAATTTGCCGCCCCTTACTATGCTTTCCTGGATGCCGGCGCCAAGCTGACCCTGGCCTCGCCGCATGGCGGCCAGCCGCCGTTGGATCCAAAAAGCGACGAGCCGGATGCACAAACCGAAGCCACCGAACGCTTCCGCAAAGACAGCGCCGCGCAAGCCGCACTGGCCTCGACCATCAAGTTATCGACGGTGCAGGCTGCCGATTACGATGCTGTGTTTTATCCTGGTGGTCACGGTCCCTTGTGGGACCTGTCGGAAGACAAGAACTCGATCGCGCTGATCGAAACCATGCATGCGGCCGGCAAGCCCGTCTCGGCGGTTTGCCATGCACCCGGCGTATTGCGTCATGCACGCGCCAAAGACGGCTCGCCGCTAGTCAAGGGCAAGAAGGTTACCGGCTTTTCG from the Collimonas arenae genome contains:
- a CDS encoding iron-containing alcohol dehydrogenase, coding for MLNFEFYNPTKIVFGRETIAKLSTLIPQNARVLVLFGGASAQKTGTLDEVKAALGQREVHEFSGIEPNPSYETLMQAVEQVRAKKIDFLLAVGGGSVIDGTKFVAAAANFEGEAWDIAIKRGTNITSALPFGSVLTLPATGSEMNNGGVVTRKSIQAKLAFHSSLVFPQFSILDPTKTFTLPPRQIANGVVDAFVHTVEQYLTYPVQGQVQDRFAEGLLLSLIETGPKVLAEPNDYDARANLMWVATLALNGLIGAGVPQDWATHMIGHELTAQYDIDHARTLAIVLPSLLAVRRESKRAKLLQYAERVWQITEGSEDARIDLAIDRTREFFESMGIKTRLSDYELSQPAVETVLEQLKQHGMTRLGEHQDHTLEVSRKILEAAL
- a CDS encoding NADP-dependent oxidoreductase, which encodes MPQSKAVNRRILLASRPHGAPTAANFKLDQTPVPVPAAGQVLLRTVYLSLDPYMRGRMSDAPSYAAPVEVGAIMVGGTVSKVEASEHPDYKVGDLVLSYSGWQDYALSDGKGLTRLDPKLGRPSYALGLLGMPGFTAYMGLLDIGQPQAGETVVVAAATGAVGSVVGQIAKLKGCRVVGIAGGADKCKYAVEELGFDACIDHRAADFPQQLAAACGKGIDVYFENVGGAVFEAVLPLLNTRARVPLCGMIASYNATGKPEGPDHLPSLMRRLLTRRIKLQGFIIFDDYGQRYPEFFKEMSGWIAAGKMKYREDIIDGLENAPQAFIGLLEGKNFGKLVIRSGDE
- a CDS encoding type 1 glutamine amidotransferase domain-containing protein, whose protein sequence is MNILMVLTSHDQLGDTGKKTGFWLEEFAAPYYAFLDAGAKLTLASPHGGQPPLDPKSDEPDAQTEATERFRKDSAAQAALASTIKLSTVQAADYDAVFYPGGHGPLWDLSEDKNSIALIETMHAAGKPVSAVCHAPGVLRHARAKDGSPLVKGKKVTGFSNSEEAAVQLTDIVPFLVEDELKKLGGNYSKVADWGSYAVVDGNLVTGQNPASSVAVAEQVLKLLG